A genomic region of Methanocorpusculum vombati contains the following coding sequences:
- a CDS encoding protease inhibitor I42 family protein yields the protein MKKNSILFIGLALAVLAVFLAGTVVAATYETPNENSTVLNPDLTVSVEKAVAEIAIGDQVKFIMPSNPATGYTWVVTNAEGLNVTEDFLASDSELIGAGGKQVFILSADKAGIYTFTAEYKRSWETETAPAATFTQIIVVRDDGQNTVKEPVFVVSFDGTMNPQVNHVVKITVPGNPTTGYEWHVTAVDGLTILKSGYIPDEHKEGMTGVGGTYVWYVTADNAGTYTFGAEYTRSWETDAAGQFAISLIFTE from the coding sequence ATGAAGAAAAACAGCATACTCTTCATCGGCCTCGCTCTTGCCGTGCTCGCAGTTTTCCTTGCGGGTACGGTAGTCGCGGCCACATATGAAACACCAAATGAAAACTCCACCGTACTGAACCCTGATCTCACTGTTTCCGTTGAAAAAGCCGTCGCGGAAATTGCCATTGGTGACCAGGTGAAATTCATCATGCCCTCGAATCCTGCAACCGGTTACACCTGGGTTGTGACAAACGCTGAGGGTCTGAATGTTACCGAGGACTTCCTTGCATCCGATTCCGAACTTATCGGCGCAGGAGGAAAGCAGGTCTTTATCCTCAGCGCGGACAAAGCAGGTATCTATACGTTCACTGCCGAGTACAAGCGGTCGTGGGAGACCGAGACTGCACCCGCCGCTACCTTTACCCAGATCATTGTCGTCAGGGATGACGGACAGAACACCGTCAAGGAGCCGGTCTTTGTAGTCTCCTTTGACGGGACTATGAATCCGCAGGTGAACCATGTGGTCAAGATCACGGTTCCGGGCAACCCGACCACGGGTTATGAGTGGCACGTAACCGCCGTTGATGGTCTGACGATCCTGAAATCCGGGTACATCCCTGATGAACATAAAGAGGGCATGACCGGGGTCGGCGGAACCTATGTCTGGTATGTCACCGCAGACAACGCAGGCACGTACACCTTTGGCGCAGAATACACGCGTTCATGGGAAACGGATGCGGCCGGTCAGTTCGCAATCAGTCTGATCTTCACTGAATAA
- a CDS encoding PHP domain-containing protein codes for MPGTVQHSASCPVQWTGGSAFDMHVHTNHSDGLVRVPELFAHLHRRGLRAAVTDHNTIAGVREAYEREDAASIIIPGIEVSASDGPHLLIYFDTPRDLSSYYETSIRGHQGACPHMATDLSTETIVTAANENGGLVIAAHPYGYAMLVRGVLKAIEVGMLSPEILDNIDGLEVICGGLSHALNIRAETYAAEHNFCMTGGSDAHTLREVGRAVTTSADPLTPAEFLEAVRHQKTDVVGCERGPADNLLMGTQVMTKYVPYLPSGLAVHIRQGKMRLRK; via the coding sequence ATGCCCGGGACCGTTCAGCACTCCGCCTCCTGTCCGGTACAATGGACCGGCGGCAGTGCATTCGACATGCACGTCCACACGAACCACTCGGACGGACTCGTCCGTGTCCCGGAACTGTTTGCCCATCTTCACCGCCGCGGCCTTCGTGCCGCAGTCACCGACCACAACACCATTGCAGGTGTTCGCGAAGCATACGAACGCGAAGACGCGGCCAGCATCATCATTCCCGGCATCGAAGTGTCCGCCAGTGACGGCCCGCATCTTCTGATCTACTTCGACACCCCCCGCGACCTTTCCTCCTATTATGAGACCTCCATCAGAGGCCATCAGGGGGCATGCCCCCACATGGCAACCGATCTGTCAACGGAAACAATCGTCACCGCCGCAAACGAAAACGGCGGTCTTGTCATCGCCGCACACCCGTACGGTTACGCCATGCTGGTCCGCGGCGTTCTCAAGGCAATCGAGGTTGGGATGCTTTCACCGGAGATACTGGACAATATCGACGGCCTTGAAGTCATCTGCGGCGGTCTGTCGCACGCCCTCAACATCCGTGCCGAAACCTACGCCGCAGAACACAACTTCTGCATGACCGGCGGCTCCGACGCCCATACACTCCGCGAAGTAGGCCGGGCGGTTACCACCTCCGCAGATCCGCTGACCCCCGCAGAGTTCCTCGAAGCCGTCCGGCATCAGAAAACCGATGTCGTCGGCTGTGAGCGAGGTCCCGCAGATAACCTCCTCATGGGGACCCAGGTCATGACAAAATACGTTCCCTATCTCCCCTCAGGACTTGCCGTCCACATCCGGCAGGGAAAGATGCGGCTGCGGAAATAA
- a CDS encoding desulfoferrodoxin, whose protein sequence is MTEVSEIYKCNICGNTVRVIGKGAGELVCCGEAMHKLVENTTDAAQEKHVPVVTKVDGGYKVAVGSVAHPMEAEHYITWVALKTDDGVVHEKFLAPGEKPEIVIKTPAKAVKACEYCNKHGLWSKTE, encoded by the coding sequence ATGACAGAAGTTAGTGAAATCTACAAGTGCAACATCTGCGGAAACACCGTCAGAGTCATCGGAAAAGGTGCGGGCGAACTTGTCTGCTGCGGCGAGGCAATGCACAAGCTGGTGGAGAACACCACCGATGCGGCACAGGAAAAGCATGTTCCGGTTGTGACAAAAGTTGACGGCGGATACAAGGTTGCGGTCGGTTCGGTTGCCCACCCGATGGAAGCCGAACACTACATTACCTGGGTTGCCCTCAAAACGGATGACGGCGTGGTGCATGAAAAGTTCCTTGCACCCGGAGAAAAACCGGAAATCGTTATCAAGACTCCGGCAAAAGCGGTCAAGGCCTGCGAGTACTGTAACAAGCACGGTCTGTGGTCCAAGACAGAATAA
- a CDS encoding FprA family A-type flavoprotein, with the protein MAAREICERIYSVGTIDWDLRYFDAIMPTPRGSSYNSYLVKGSEKTALIDTCKPNDEADFITNLMRLEQHSLDYIVIDHAEQDHSGLLPLLLEVYPSAKIVTNETCKGLLLAMHHLEEVEDRFITISDRETLSLGDKTLKFYLAPWVHWPDTMFTEVVEDKILFTTDFLGTHYAAPTLYQDDESPDYLEAAKRYYAAIMMPFRSSVQDHLKLIDEIAPKIIGPSHGPVLKMPAKIVDLYREWSGDTPKNLVIVAYVSMHGSTELMTKFLVDDLVQRGVPVQQYNLLETDTGVLGSAIVDAATIILATPTVLFGPHPVAVNAAYLIRALRPKVRHLGVIGSYGWGTNAVNYLGEMLAPLGAEMLDPVYIKGLPDEEAIQAIHGMAEVIEQRHTAL; encoded by the coding sequence ATGGCAGCGCGTGAGATATGTGAACGGATTTACTCCGTCGGAACGATTGACTGGGATCTCCGGTATTTTGACGCTATAATGCCGACCCCGCGAGGAAGCAGTTACAACTCCTACCTCGTGAAAGGCAGCGAAAAAACCGCACTGATTGACACCTGCAAACCAAACGACGAAGCAGACTTCATCACCAACCTCATGCGCCTCGAGCAGCACTCGCTTGACTACATCGTCATCGATCATGCAGAACAGGACCATTCCGGTCTTCTGCCGCTGCTTCTTGAGGTGTATCCAAGTGCAAAGATCGTTACCAACGAAACCTGCAAAGGTCTCTTACTGGCAATGCATCATCTCGAAGAGGTTGAGGACAGATTCATAACCATCAGCGACCGGGAAACCCTTTCCCTGGGTGATAAGACGCTGAAGTTCTATCTCGCCCCCTGGGTTCACTGGCCGGACACGATGTTCACCGAAGTCGTGGAAGATAAAATTCTCTTTACGACCGACTTCCTCGGCACCCATTACGCCGCTCCGACGCTCTATCAGGACGATGAAAGTCCCGATTATCTTGAGGCAGCAAAACGGTACTACGCCGCAATCATGATGCCGTTCCGATCCTCGGTGCAGGATCACCTGAAACTCATTGACGAGATTGCTCCAAAGATCATCGGACCGAGTCACGGTCCGGTATTGAAGATGCCGGCGAAGATCGTGGATCTCTATCGCGAGTGGTCCGGGGATACGCCGAAAAATCTTGTCATCGTAGCCTATGTATCGATGCACGGAAGTACGGAGCTGATGACCAAGTTCCTCGTGGACGATCTCGTTCAGCGGGGGGTGCCGGTCCAGCAGTACAACCTCCTGGAAACGGATACCGGTGTTCTCGGCAGTGCCATCGTGGATGCGGCAACGATTATTCTGGCAACCCCGACAGTTCTTTTCGGTCCGCACCCGGTTGCGGTGAATGCCGCCTACCTTATTCGTGCGCTGCGCCCGAAGGTCCGGCATCTCGGTGTGATCGGTTCCTACGGCTGGGGTACGAATGCCGTCAATTATCTTGGAGAGATGCTTGCACCGCTCGGTGCAGAGATGCTTGATCCGGTTTACATCAAGGGTCTTCCCGATGAAGAGGCTATTCAAGCTATTCATGGAATGGCTGAGGTTATTGAACAGCGCCATACGGCGCTGTAA
- a CDS encoding rubredoxin, translating to MDKYRCVICGYVYDPEKGAGIMHPAGTAFEDLPDTWKCPVCGAPKSQFKKV from the coding sequence ATGGACAAATATCGTTGTGTAATCTGCGGATACGTATATGATCCCGAAAAAGGTGCAGGCATCATGCACCCAGCAGGAACCGCCTTTGAAGACCTCCCCGACACCTGGAAATGCCCGGTCTGCGGCGCACCCAAAAGCCAGTTCAAAAAGGTGTAA
- a CDS encoding MFS transporter translates to MEKENAAQKIRGVICGHFLIDIYTPVLSLILPLLIAQMNLSYFLAGLIVTVFNVTSSVSQPFIGLYGDKTGWRASIPLCLVIGSVGVSLTAVTGNYLLLLFLAAGAAVGHALFHPAAMSVMYSLSPPAKRGLYNSIFTTSGSIGYAIGPVLAGILITVGGLPAVTWLVIPGIVGATWMYRNNRKCRSVPAAERKPVLQTPAGTVVKRKYWWVPAGLVVSVCSLRAWAYIGIITYLPTLLVLGHHDFDTFTTSVIVTVMLFFGVAGQVAGGYLSDRFGRKEMLVLGLACAIPFFALIFSTNELLMYLGVMMYAFFASSCYVMSVTMTQDLLPGNVGFASGLTLGFSLGVGGLGAAVIGWAADVMGSLSAALYLLIIPTILCPVLALLIRYPLKSLARKGSPV, encoded by the coding sequence ATGGAGAAAGAGAACGCAGCCCAAAAGATTCGCGGTGTTATCTGCGGGCATTTTCTGATAGATATCTATACGCCGGTGCTGTCGCTGATTCTGCCGCTGCTGATTGCACAGATGAATCTTTCCTACTTCCTTGCGGGTCTCATTGTCACGGTGTTCAATGTGACTTCGTCGGTTTCCCAGCCGTTCATTGGTCTGTACGGAGATAAAACCGGATGGAGGGCGAGTATCCCGCTATGTCTGGTAATCGGGAGTGTTGGTGTCAGTCTGACCGCAGTTACGGGCAATTATCTCCTTCTCCTCTTCCTTGCAGCCGGAGCCGCAGTCGGTCATGCCCTGTTTCATCCGGCGGCAATGAGCGTCATGTACTCTCTGAGTCCGCCGGCGAAACGCGGTCTCTACAATTCAATTTTCACCACGAGCGGGAGTATCGGGTATGCGATCGGTCCGGTTCTGGCTGGTATTCTGATCACCGTCGGCGGTCTTCCGGCGGTTACCTGGCTGGTGATTCCGGGTATTGTGGGTGCGACGTGGATGTACCGGAACAACCGGAAGTGTCGTTCCGTTCCGGCGGCGGAAAGAAAGCCGGTACTCCAAACACCTGCCGGTACTGTGGTAAAGAGAAAGTACTGGTGGGTTCCGGCAGGTCTTGTGGTCTCCGTCTGTTCGCTGCGTGCCTGGGCGTATATCGGCATTATTACTTATCTGCCGACGCTGCTGGTTCTCGGTCATCATGATTTTGATACGTTCACCACGTCGGTTATCGTGACCGTCATGCTGTTCTTCGGGGTGGCCGGGCAGGTTGCGGGCGGGTATCTCTCGGACAGGTTCGGGAGAAAAGAGATGCTTGTTCTTGGTCTTGCGTGTGCAATCCCGTTCTTTGCCCTGATATTCTCTACGAATGAGCTGCTGATGTATCTGGGCGTGATGATGTATGCGTTCTTCGCTTCGTCCTGTTATGTCATGTCGGTGACAATGACGCAGGATCTTCTTCCCGGCAATGTCGGTTTTGCGTCAGGGCTTACTCTCGGTTTTTCTCTGGGTGTGGGAGGTCTCGGGGCGGCGGTCATCGGCTGGGCGGCGGATGTGATGGGGTCTCTGTCTGCGGCACTGTATCTTCTGATCATCCCGACGATTCTCTGTCCGGTTCTGGCACTGCTGATCAGGTATCCGCTCAAAAGTCTGGCCCGGAAAGGATCTCCTGTGTAA
- a CDS encoding archaellin/type IV pilin N-terminal domain-containing protein, with product MNRNNEDNAVSPAIATILIVLMTVIAAAAAAVVVMGMADTQPDYVVGLIVKAAPAGSDAVVTLYGSRDIPGLVRLEVIDAGSSSGAFVEAWNGAAGTAPVGVPLTAKGVARPAEEMPSYATNVWVKGTFADGTDQVLLMQAVTFTNAEPAGSDDGDEDAGPGYTINAQEWSEYYNANKWSISLPKDTLLQFHDGYVFVTSQYSYDPHWLNVDDINTLNAQDFLQKSLGTHSGFVLDLSEEKISNAQEVDSLPSSPSDEVGTLVKYGDKLYAKVRFDAGNKNDWVVVGTKTT from the coding sequence ATGAATAGGAATAATGAGGATAATGCTGTATCCCCGGCGATTGCGACGATTTTAATTGTTCTGATGACGGTGATTGCGGCGGCTGCAGCGGCGGTGGTGGTAATGGGAATGGCCGATACCCAGCCGGATTATGTGGTCGGGCTTATCGTGAAGGCGGCGCCTGCGGGTTCGGATGCAGTGGTTACGCTCTATGGCAGCAGGGATATTCCGGGTCTGGTGCGGCTTGAGGTGATCGATGCAGGGTCTTCGTCCGGTGCGTTCGTGGAAGCCTGGAACGGTGCGGCAGGTACGGCGCCGGTCGGGGTGCCGCTCACCGCCAAAGGAGTGGCCCGGCCCGCGGAGGAGATGCCGTCGTATGCGACGAATGTGTGGGTGAAAGGAACGTTTGCGGACGGAACGGATCAGGTGCTGCTGATGCAGGCGGTGACGTTTACGAATGCGGAGCCTGCGGGCAGTGATGACGGGGATGAGGATGCGGGGCCGGGATACACGATAAACGCCCAAGAGTGGAGTGAGTATTATAATGCTAACAAATGGAGTATCTCTCTTCCAAAAGATACATTATTGCAATTTCATGACGGGTATGTGTTTGTAACTTCTCAATACTCTTATGATCCACATTGGCTAAATGTTGATGATATAAACACGTTGAATGCACAAGACTTCCTTCAGAAATCTTTGGGAACTCATAGTGGATTCGTATTGGATTTGTCTGAGGAAAAGATCAGTAATGCACAGGAAGTAGATAGTCTCCCATCATCACCTTCTGATGAGGTTGGGACTTTAGTCAAATATGGTGACAAATTGTATGCGAAAGTAAGGTTTGATGCGGGGAATAAGAATGATTGGGTCGTGGTTGGAACAAAAACCACCTGA
- the thiC gene encoding phosphomethylpyrimidine synthase ThiC, whose translation MHSILRDCQTGDVAGLAGTAKAEGMTPEALGRSIAAGRTILLKNAKRDYTPCAIGEGTKVKVNVNIGTSGQRCDPAMEMEKAAAAIANGADAIMDLSTGGDLAAMRREILKLAIPVGTVPIYEAVRRAGNVIDLTADLLFKVIREQAEQGVDFMTLHCGVNREVVETLRLDPRVMGVVSRGGSFHTAMMLASGEENPLYAEYDYLLEILDEYEIALSLGDGMRPGAYVDSGKLAKSQEYLTLGKLARVAHAKGVQRMIEGPGHMDYTEISYNVKMIKEITDFAPLYLLGPLVSDIAPGYDHITGAIGGAAAAAAGADFLCMVSPAEHLALPDTRDIIEGTRVAKVAAHVGDLSRRREAELPRQAAMAEARRTLDWEAQYALALFGDHARAVHDRDGDCETCSMCGDLCAIKIVEKALEKRI comes from the coding sequence ATGCACTCAATACTCCGCGACTGCCAGACAGGCGATGTGGCCGGTCTTGCCGGGACGGCGAAGGCCGAAGGGATGACGCCTGAGGCGCTTGGCCGATCCATTGCCGCCGGCAGAACAATTCTGCTGAAGAATGCGAAACGGGATTATACGCCGTGTGCAATCGGCGAGGGAACGAAGGTCAAGGTCAATGTGAATATCGGAACGTCCGGTCAGCGGTGCGATCCTGCGATGGAGATGGAAAAAGCAGCTGCCGCAATCGCAAACGGTGCGGATGCGATCATGGACCTGTCCACGGGCGGCGATCTTGCGGCGATGCGGCGCGAGATTCTGAAACTGGCGATTCCGGTCGGGACGGTGCCGATTTATGAAGCGGTGCGGCGTGCCGGAAATGTTATCGATCTCACCGCGGATCTGCTGTTCAAGGTTATCCGCGAACAGGCGGAACAGGGCGTGGATTTCATGACACTGCACTGCGGGGTGAATCGGGAGGTTGTGGAAACACTCCGGCTTGATCCTCGGGTGATGGGCGTGGTGTCCCGGGGCGGGTCGTTTCATACGGCAATGATGCTTGCGTCCGGCGAGGAGAACCCGCTGTATGCGGAGTATGACTACCTGCTGGAGATTCTGGATGAGTATGAGATTGCACTGTCTCTTGGTGACGGCATGCGTCCCGGAGCGTATGTGGATTCAGGGAAACTTGCGAAGTCGCAGGAGTATCTGACGCTCGGAAAACTTGCCCGCGTTGCGCATGCGAAAGGTGTGCAGCGGATGATCGAGGGGCCCGGTCACATGGATTATACTGAGATTTCCTATAATGTGAAGATGATTAAGGAGATTACGGATTTTGCGCCGCTCTATCTTCTCGGCCCGCTTGTTTCGGATATTGCGCCCGGCTACGATCATATTACGGGTGCTATCGGCGGGGCGGCGGCGGCGGCGGCGGGCGCGGATTTTCTGTGCATGGTTTCTCCTGCGGAACATCTGGCGCTTCCGGATACGCGGGATATTATTGAGGGGACGCGGGTTGCGAAGGTTGCGGCGCACGTGGGTGATCTGTCCCGCAGACGCGAGGCGGAGCTGCCCCGGCAGGCGGCGATGGCGGAGGCACGCCGGACGCTGGACTGGGAGGCACAGTATGCGCTTGCGCTGTTCGGGGATCATGCCCGTGCGGTGCATGACCGCGACGGGGACTGCGAGACCTGTTCGATGTGCGGCGATCTGTGTGCGATTAAGATCGTTGAGAAGGCGCTTGAGAAGAGGATCTGA
- a CDS encoding MBL fold metallo-hydrolase → MREPIRWLKEISWRANSYVCGNILVDASQPVTAVAPYKDQIEVIVLTHGHFDHMANLRALADLCEASVCIGEGDLAFLSDDALSLAGHFGEHSPGVPAAPLADGDHLGEFVVIHTPGHTRGSICLYREEDGALIAGDTLFPHGSFGRTDLPTGSHADLVASINRLAGLRIDSLWCGHDMPVPSGAMRDVLLSQAEVPKYG, encoded by the coding sequence ATGCGTGAACCTATCCGCTGGCTGAAAGAGATCAGCTGGCGTGCAAACTCCTACGTCTGCGGGAACATTCTCGTCGATGCCTCCCAGCCGGTAACCGCGGTTGCCCCCTACAAAGATCAGATCGAGGTAATCGTTCTCACCCACGGCCACTTTGATCACATGGCAAACCTCCGTGCCCTCGCAGACCTTTGCGAAGCATCCGTCTGCATCGGGGAAGGCGACCTCGCCTTCCTTTCCGACGACGCCCTCTCCCTCGCCGGTCATTTCGGCGAACACTCGCCCGGAGTTCCCGCCGCACCGCTCGCGGACGGCGATCACCTCGGTGAGTTCGTGGTCATCCACACGCCCGGTCATACGCGGGGAAGCATCTGCCTCTACCGCGAAGAAGACGGCGCTCTGATTGCCGGAGACACCCTCTTCCCGCACGGTTCGTTCGGCAGAACCGACCTGCCGACCGGCAGCCACGCCGACCTCGTTGCATCCATCAACCGTCTTGCCGGGCTCCGCATCGACTCGTTGTGGTGCGGTCATGACATGCCTGTTCCGTCCGGTGCAATGCGGGACGTGCTCCTCTCTCAGGCGGAAGTACCAAAGTATGGATAA
- a CDS encoding GIY-YIG nuclease family protein — MDKGVYCLLLECTEPQTIRIGALGEREFVPGWYLYAGSALGSGGLSRVSRHIRFYREQYRKAKWHIDYFMAAQAVRLRKVVCAKTEADLECVLAAAIGGAGIAAFGCSDCDCATHLFYRKTMPEAEVLAAFTAAGLCGQVHEVDGS; from the coding sequence ATGGATAAAGGCGTCTACTGCCTGCTGCTGGAATGCACGGAGCCGCAGACGATCCGGATCGGGGCATTGGGTGAACGGGAGTTCGTTCCCGGCTGGTATCTGTATGCCGGATCAGCTCTCGGCAGCGGCGGCCTTTCCCGCGTGAGCCGTCATATCCGGTTTTACCGTGAACAGTACCGCAAGGCCAAGTGGCACATTGATTATTTTATGGCGGCACAAGCCGTCCGGCTCCGCAAAGTGGTCTGTGCAAAAACGGAAGCTGACCTTGAATGCGTGCTTGCCGCAGCCATCGGGGGAGCCGGAATCGCTGCGTTCGGCTGTTCGGACTGCGACTGTGCGACACATCTGTTTTACCGGAAAACAATGCCGGAGGCCGAAGTCCTGGCCGCGTTTACTGCGGCGGGGCTGTGCGGGCAGGTGCATGAGGTGGACGGGAGTTAG
- a CDS encoding HepT-like ribonuclease domain-containing protein, with protein MKEGSDRVYLLHIRDEITFLEENTHDLSYERLDSDKVIQHVVQKSLEIIGEASKKLSTETKDRCTQIPWHHVAGMRDRLTHGYFEVNWELVWNVLRNDIVPLKVCINRILAEKGWD; from the coding sequence ATGAAGGAGGGATCAGACCGGGTGTATCTTCTGCATATCAGAGACGAAATAACATTTCTTGAAGAGAATACCCATGATCTGAGTTACGAAAGACTTGACTCTGATAAAGTAATCCAGCATGTTGTGCAGAAGTCGCTGGAGATCATTGGAGAGGCAAGTAAAAAACTGTCAACGGAAACAAAAGACCGCTGTACCCAAATTCCCTGGCACCATGTTGCCGGGATGCGTGACCGGCTTACGCATGGATATTTTGAGGTGAACTGGGAACTTGTCTGGAATGTGCTCCGGAATGATATTGTGCCACTGAAAGTTTGCATCAACAGAATTCTGGCGGAAAAAGGCTGGGACTAA
- a CDS encoding nucleotidyltransferase family protein — translation MTEYTSIREDVLAKLEEYLPEIREQFGIQTLAIFGSVSRGEDTPDSDVDILYEFRPGEATLAHLVGLGDFLEERLGRKVDLVAARALSPYIRDEVIAEAVYV, via the coding sequence ATGACGGAGTACACAAGTATCCGGGAGGATGTCCTCGCCAAACTTGAAGAGTATCTGCCGGAAATACGGGAGCAGTTCGGCATTCAGACGCTTGCAATATTTGGTTCCGTCTCACGGGGTGAGGATACTCCTGATTCTGATGTGGATATTTTGTATGAGTTTCGTCCCGGAGAGGCAACGCTCGCCCATCTGGTGGGTCTTGGAGATTTTCTTGAGGAACGTTTGGGAAGAAAGGTTGATCTGGTCGCAGCACGGGCACTGAGCCCCTACATTCGTGATGAAGTGATTGCCGAGGCGGTGTATGTATGA
- the fmt gene encoding methionyl-tRNA formyltransferase: MRVLFMGTPAYAVPALEAVAGRHEIVGVVTRVDKPNRRGNKIAFSPVKEWALAHEVPVFQPESMKDPSLAVELAALAPDVGVVVAFGMMIPEDIINLPRHKTINIHGSLLPRYRGAAPMQYAVLNGDADAGVSIMYITPELDAGDVILSRSLAVGEDETFGELHDRLAVLGAEALMDALDLIACGGVCAVPQDGASATFAPSITKEECVIDWTLPAGMVHNRIRGLSPAPCANTRLPDGKRLLVYRSGRVSAGYAGQPGEVVDVIKKKGPVVMTGAGAVCILSAKPEGKREMPGFELVNGHYLAVGDRLG; encoded by the coding sequence ATGAGGGTGCTGTTTATGGGAACACCGGCCTATGCGGTTCCGGCGCTGGAAGCAGTTGCGGGCCGTCATGAGATTGTGGGCGTGGTGACCCGCGTGGACAAACCAAACCGGCGGGGGAATAAGATCGCGTTTTCGCCGGTAAAGGAGTGGGCGCTGGCGCATGAGGTTCCGGTCTTTCAGCCGGAGTCGATGAAGGATCCGTCTCTCGCAGTAGAGCTTGCGGCTCTTGCGCCGGATGTGGGTGTGGTGGTGGCGTTCGGGATGATGATCCCGGAAGACATCATTAATCTGCCGCGCCATAAGACGATCAATATTCACGGGTCGCTTTTGCCCCGCTATCGCGGGGCGGCACCGATGCAGTATGCGGTGCTGAACGGTGATGCGGATGCGGGGGTGTCGATTATGTATATTACGCCGGAGCTGGATGCGGGCGATGTGATTCTGTCGCGGTCGCTTGCGGTGGGGGAGGATGAGACGTTCGGCGAACTGCATGACCGGCTGGCGGTTCTCGGTGCGGAGGCGCTGATGGATGCACTGGATTTGATCGCGTGCGGCGGGGTGTGTGCGGTTCCGCAGGATGGGGCATCTGCGACGTTTGCTCCCTCGATTACGAAGGAGGAGTGTGTGATTGACTGGACACTTCCGGCAGGAATGGTGCACAACCGTATCCGGGGTCTGTCGCCTGCGCCGTGTGCGAATACGAGACTGCCGGACGGGAAACGGCTGCTGGTGTACCGGAGCGGGCGGGTGTCTGCGGGGTATGCAGGACAGCCGGGTGAGGTGGTGGATGTGATAAAGAAGAAGGGGCCGGTCGTGATGACGGGGGCAGGGGCGGTGTGTATTCTGTCGGCGAAGCCGGAGGGGAAACGGGAGATGCCGGGGTTTGAGCTGGTGAACGGGCATTATCTGGCGGTCGGCGACCGGCTGGGATAA
- the def gene encoding peptide deformylase: MRVYIYGEKVLADVAAPVESVTPELCSLLDEMVPFMRESRGVGLAAPQIGVSRRFFVMDAGDKVRKVINPEILASGNSTAEMEEGCLSVPGIHKRVRRPRRITVRYQTETGDTVEEELKDYPARVFQHEFDHLDGVLFVDRIAPIARKLVSRDLDRLAAEAAAREETQ; the protein is encoded by the coding sequence ATGCGGGTCTATATTTACGGAGAAAAGGTCCTTGCAGACGTTGCTGCGCCGGTTGAGTCCGTCACTCCCGAGCTGTGCAGTCTCCTGGACGAGATGGTGCCGTTCATGCGGGAGAGTCGCGGCGTCGGTCTTGCCGCCCCGCAGATCGGGGTGTCCCGGCGGTTTTTTGTGATGGATGCAGGTGACAAAGTCCGCAAAGTAATCAATCCGGAGATTCTCGCTTCCGGCAACTCCACGGCGGAAATGGAGGAGGGATGTCTTTCGGTTCCGGGCATTCACAAGAGAGTCCGGCGGCCCAGACGAATCACCGTGCGGTATCAGACCGAGACAGGCGATACGGTCGAGGAGGAGCTGAAGGATTACCCCGCACGGGTGTTTCAGCACGAGTTTGATCACCTTGACGGTGTGTTGTTCGTGGACCGTATCGCCCCGATTGCCCGCAAACTGGTGTCACGTGATCTGGACCGGCTAGCGGCGGAGGCAGCAGCGCGGGAGGAGACGCAATGA